The Chloroherpetonaceae bacterium DNA segment ATCAATCACCACATCGCCGCCATAAGTCATTCGGTATTCCAGCGCCATTTGAATCACGCGAATACACGCCTCAGGGTCTTCGCCATTAACATGAAAAATCGGCGCTTGCACCATCTTAGCGACATCGGTGGCATAGAGTGTTGAACGCGCTTCATCCGGACCTGTTGTAAATCCAATTTGATTGTTGATAATGAGATGAATTGTGCCGCCAGTTGCGTAGCCTTTGAGCTTCGAAAGATTCAGCGTTTCAGCCACAACACCTTGTCCGGCAAAAGCCGCATCGCCGTGAATGAGGAACGAAAGCACTTCGCGCTCAGCTTTTCGGCGCGGCTCAGAAAATTGAGAAGCAAAGTTGCTTCGGCGGTCTTGCTTAGCCCGAACGATTCCTTCAACTACTGGATTCACCGCCTCAAGGTGGCTGGGGTTTGACGCTACAGAAACCGTTACTTCCTTACCATTATGACCGGTTCGCTTTCCCGTCGCGCCCAAGTGATACTTCACATCGCCGGAGCCTTGCGTGATTTCACCCGCGGCGAGAGGCAGTTTTTTTCCTTCAAACTCGGCGAAAAGCGTTTCATACGATTTGCCAATTACATTGGTCAAAACATTCAGTCGTCCGCGATGTGCCATACCAATCACCACTTCCTCGGTGCCATAAGTTGCGGCTTCCTTCACCAAGTAATCGGAAATGGCGATGGCCGTTTCACCGCCTTCAATCGAAAAGCGCTTATGCCCTAAAAACTTGGTGTGTAAATAGCGCTCAAACCCTTCGGCACGAATGAGGTTATAGAGAATTTCTTCTTTTTCAGCTTTCGTGAAAATCTTTTTTACGCGGGCATCTTCACAGTGCTGTTGAATCCAACGCTTTTGCTCGAGCGATTGAATGTTCATAAACTCAACGCCGGTTTTTTCGCAATAAGCCGAGCGCAAAATGCCGATGACATCGCGAAGAAGCATTTGATCTTTATTGCCAAAACTCATTGTGATGAATTCGCGATCCAAATCCCAAAGTGTAAGCTCGTAAAATTCAGGGTCAAGCTCGGGATGATAAGTCGGCTCATAGCCCAAAGGATTGATATTGGCAATAAGATGGCCGCGAACCCGATACGCATTAATCATTTGCATCACACGCGCTTGCTTACGAATCACCTCTTCCATATTGACAGCACCACCAAAAGTGATGGTGCTTTTATCGGTCATACTCTTCCAAGGCTTGTAGGGCATTTTGAGATCGGTGAAAATCTCATCATAAAAATTCTCTTCACCTTGTAAATACCGATTGATCAATGCAAGAAACTCGCCGGATTCTGCGCCTTGAATAATGCGGTGATCGTAGGTGCTTGTCGTTGTCATCACTTTACTGATGCCAAGCTGCGCACGTACCTCGGGCGACATTGCTTGATACTCCGGCGGGAAATCAATCGCGCCGGTAGCGATAATCGCACCCTGACCTTCCATTAAGCGCGGCACCGAAGAGGCCGTACCGATTGTTCCCGGATTGGTCAGTGAAATGGTTGTTCCTTGAAAATCGGCCGGGTCAAGTTGGTTCTTGCGCGATTTGGCAATAAGCTTATTGTAAGCGGCAAAAAACTGCGCGAAGTTCATTTGTTCCGCCGATTTGATATTGGGCACCACAAGTGAGCGTGAGCCATCCTTTTTTGTCATATCCACGGCAAGGCCAATGGCAATATGCTGATGCTCGATGCGGTAAGGCTTTCCGGCAACCGTAGCAAACGAAGCATTCATCGCCGCAATTTTTTTTGCCGCTTTAACGATTGCCCAAGCAATGATGTGCGTGAAAGCAATTTTCCCGCCACCCGTTGCGGAAAGGTGCTGATTAATGATAATGCGATTTTCTTCAAGGACTTTCACTGCAATCGTGCGAACACTTGTAGCTGTAGGCACCGAAAGACTTTGCTGCATATTTTCAACAATGCGAACCGCAGTTCCCAAAATGGCAGTCGCTTTTTCGCCATCTCCGAGCTTTAACTCTTCAAGGGTATTGTAGTTTTTACCCATAATGGGTGTGCCTGATTTCGGAACGCCATTGGCTGGAGAAGAAGCGGAAATGCTGCGCGGACTTGAAGAAGCATTTAAATTAGCGGTTTGAATAACTGCGGACTCTTCGTGATATCGCGATTCGTCATGTTCAAGAAGCGACAAATCCACTTTCCCTTGGCGAAGATCATCGAAAAAGAGGCGCCAGCTTTGCTTGACGGCTTCAGGGTTCTTTTCATACTCTTGATAGAGATCTTCAATAAAAAGGGTATTGAACCCAAAGATTTCAACTAATTTTTCTTGAACGGCTTGATCAGTAATGCTCATAAGTTGTCCTTACAATAGAAGTGACAGAAAAAAATTGATTGTTGTTAAGGTGCGGCTTTCGTGCCTGAAAAAAGAGCTGAAAACGAAACCAAAGGCAGTCTTAATTCGATAGTGCGAATGTACGCAAGGGAGGGCAAGTTTTAAGTACTTTACTTATTGAAATTTAAATTTGACTCTAATAAGGTAAAGGAAGAGCATCAAAGGAAGGCAGACTTCAGATGCGCAATTCATTGAGTGATTCAAAACGGAATTAGAACAAGTCGTTGACTCAAGTGTTGATTTTCTCATTAATCAAGAAATGACCAAGGCTTCCTAAATTTCTTCAAAAACAGAAGTGTTACTAAAATTGCTAAATGAAAAGGACTTGGTTCTTTCGTGCATTCAATGCTATTTATTACCGCGAACCCTTCGCTGATAAAATTGCCTCAAGAATCGCGTTGCTATCAAACTGAAGATTTTCCATTCCTTTTTCAACCGAAACTGTTTCCGATTTATCCAACCCCTTCGCCGAAACCGTAGCCGAAGACACTACCTCGCCACTCGCGCGATTGGCAAAGCTCACCAAAGCAGAAACATCTTGCAAAATTAACTCTCCATTTGGCGATTGAACCCGAGCCGCTTCGGTTGATGTAACCGTTGCGGTTATAACCAACGGCGCGCCCGATTTAATCACCGCTCCTTGCTTTTGAAAATACGCCACCATTCGTTTCATCAATTTGACTTTAGCCGCATCACTTCCCACGCCTTGCACCGTGATATCGCAAGTAAAGGGAGAAACTTTTGCCGTATAGTCGAACGAAACGGAAGTCGTTTTTGCAGCTTCTTGCCGAAGCCGATTGCTAAGTTCTGTAAAATCAATCAGAGCCGTTACTTTGCCACGGTTGCTCACCGTGCCTTCGGTGGTGGTCAAAAATATCAGTGATGCAGTTCCTGTTTCATCGGTCACGCTTGAACCGACTTCTCGCTCACCATTCATAAAGAGCACCGTCACCCCGCGAATCGGCGTCTCTTTTCCTGCATCTACCGCAACGGCCTTTACCCTGAGCGGCTGCTCCAAGGCCCGGCCCACTTCACCCGTTTGCTTATCGCCGGCGGATTTTCTTAAGTACACCTTCGAGAGCAATTTCCCTAAACCCGTTTCAATGGCTGCAAGCGAAGCATCTTGCGGGGCTTGATAAGCGTTCCCCGGAAAAATACCGTTATAAAAAACCTGTTTGGGCGTGAACGGCTCATAGGCATTAAGCGCATCGATATACTGCCCAACGGCAGAGGCAATATTTCCGCTTGTCGCATTACTTTCGGCTGCACTAATTTTTGTTCGTGCTCCCGCGACAATTTCATCAAGCTCGGTTCTGAGCTTTTTCATGAATGCGGCTTTTTCCAAAACCATTAGAACATCAGTCGTGCCCTTGACCTTCGAAACGAATTCATCGCCTTGCGTAATAAGGCTGAGATCCATTTTATCCACCACCACTTGAATTCGCTCTTGAAGGTTGGTGATGTTAAAATTTCCTGAAGTGCCCGAAGATGACATTTCACTTAGTGTGGTTGAAGAGGAAACGGTCATTTTCAGTTGCTTGGCAATTGCGTTTCGCGCTTGATCGCGTGCATTTTCGAGTGCTCTTCCGCCGCGTCCGCTTCCGACACCCAGCCAATAGGCGTCATCCGGAAAGCGCGAATCCTTCCCGCTGCTCACCCACGCCGGCGGCACCTGTGCTTCAGCCGTTGCAACCACCTGTAGCGGCGCTAAAGCGGTTGTTTGAGAGGCACATGAAAGTGATAAATGAATCACCAATGCGGTGAGAAGGAGTGAAAACGTTTTTTGAAGAATCCGTTTCATAACATCAGATGTTAGAGTGAGTCAAGTTGAATTTGAATTATCGTTACTTTTCAATCGCCATTAAAATCAATTTATCCTTGACTTGCAGCCTGCGGAGTTTTGCGCCATTGCCTTGAAAAGTTTTGTCCGTTTTCAATTTCTTTTCAAGTTCCTTAAAAAATTCATTAGCCGTTTGAACATTATTTTGGCGGATAGCGAAGTCAATCGTTTGCTCAGTGGCAGCGATTTGCTTGGCTTGCGTCGTAATTCCTTTCAACGCTTCTTCAACCGCATCGGCTAAGGCAAAGGTATCGTTGAATTTACCGGTAATCTTGAAAATCAACTTGAAGTGCCGCCCGCGGTCTAAATCTTCTTTCCAATAGCCACTCACGCGGGAAAGCACTTTTCCAACTGCGTCATTCATTGCTTCTTCAATTACGGCGGCATCAGTAACCGAAGGCCGTTCCGGGCTGTATCCGGTTTCTGAGCCCAAAAGTAATGCCGTGGTAGTTTCGTAGGCCTTGCAAGTCACCGCGGCTTTTTTACCCAGTTTCCCTTGCTCAACCGTTACAGAATAAGTGATATAAATATCGGCACCGATGCTCAATACCAATTGATAGGTAATATCTTCTCCAACGCCCTTAACGGAACCGACGGCACGCGCCAAGTCCGATACAGCATCTTGCTGCTCGGGCACGCGAACTTGATATCGGCGATTGGTTAAAAATGATTCAATGACGGTTGCAGCCGTTTTAAGCTGTGGGTTTTTCGCCATTGCGTCAATTGGGCTTTCTCCTTTGGCAACCGACGGTAAAACCATAATGAAAGGATTACTTTGCGAATCGGTAAGATCGCTTTGCGAAGCCACCGCACCCAAGGATGCCAGAAACTTCTTCAAATTTTCGGTATTGATTCTCACCAACCGCTCAATTCGAATGTTTCCGTTCGACATTTTCACGCGGCTTAAAATCTCTTCACCCGTCCAAGCAATGGCATTTGAAGCATTGAGGGCCTCCGTACCAAAAAATTGATCCTGCACACCCTTAAAGGCATCTTCTTCAGCAGCCGTTTGCAATATTCTATCCGTCGCCTTGAACAACATAAAATAGACCGCACATTTTTGCGCATCTGCAGTGGCTTCGTCCACATCCTTTCCAATTCCTTTTGCGCGAATGGTTACATTGGCAGCATCGTAAACCTCGACAAACACGGCCTCGGTTGAGCGCGGCATTTGTGCCTGAATAGGCCGAGGAAAAAATAAAGAACTTGTTGTTGAAGCACATGCAGAAAGCAGCACAATGTAAAGGCCACTCAGCATTTTTGTGAAGAGTGATCGAATGTTCAACGGTCGAAAACGAAAAAAATTTAACGGTGCCGGCATAAGAGTTGGATTTAAGAATCGTCTTAAAGTTCTTAACAAAAATGAATTTATATACGATGATCAAAAGACTTGTTTCATCGCCTTGCGATGCCTCACAATAAAGGCAAAGAGAGATTTTATGCTTTAAACCAAAAGTCGAAGTATGGCGTCTAAATTCACATCCGAAATTTACAACATTGGAAGTTGAAGTTGAGAAAAAATGATGATGAAATCAGATGGTTCGCGAAAACAGTTTAATTATTGACGAGCAACCGGAATGAAAAATCTCATCTCAAGCATTCAGTTTTATGACCACAATTGTAAGATCGTCATTGACCGAGCCACCATCGGCAGTAAAGGCATTAACGGCGTGGAAGATATCCCCTTTAATTTCAAAAGCGCTTTTCTCTTTTGATTTTTCTACTGTCGAGAGCAAATTTTCATATCCAAATTGATCTCCATTACGAGAAACTGCTTCAATAACGCCATCGGTATAAAGAACAAGCACATCACCCGGTTTCATAAAAATGCGTTGCTCAGAAACAGCACGCTTAAAGAGTTCACAGCCATTACTCTTATCCAGCCCTAAAGCAAGGCCGCTCATCCGTAAAACCCCGGAGCCTTTGCTATGGACAAAAGCAGGAGGGCAATGGCCTGCATTGGCCACCAGCACGCTGTTATCGCTAGAACGAATAACGGCATAAAGAGCACTTACAAATGCCCCCTTATCAAGTCCTTTGGTAATGGCTTCATTGGCACGAATAAGTAGTGACTTGGGGTCGTCAGGATAAATGCGGCAGAGCGATTGAAAGATGCCTTTCATCTCCGCCATATAAAAGGCTGCTGAGGTTCCCTTCCCCGAGACATCTGCGATCACGACTCCGGCATCCAAAACCGTTGTGCCTTCATTGAGTTGTGCAAAATCGTAATAATCGCCCCCTACCTCATAAGCTGGATATGAAACGCCATCAATGTCAAATCCCGGGACTAAAATGGCCGATTGCGGGAGAAGTTTTAATTGAATTTTTTGAGCCACCGAAAGTTCTTGCTCTAGCCGCTTTTTATCGATTAACTCGCGAATCAATCGGGAGTTATCAATTGCGATTGCGGCTTGATCGGCGAAGGTTGTCACCAGTTCGATGTCTTCTTTGACAAAACCATATTCGACATCTTTAGAAACATGTAAAACACCAATGATTTTGCTACGGGCAATCAGTGGCACAGACACCATTGAAGCGATTTCACCTCGGGACTTTTGAGAAAGCTGCGAACGCAATCGAAGCGCAAGTGACTTTTTGGTTGACGCTTCAGGGTTTAAACGCTTATCCAGCAATACATCATCGATTCGGACCGGACGCTTTTCTGCTAAAATTCCACTCCAAATAAATTGAGATGATTTAGAAAAATCGTGAATCGTTTTTAAATCAATATTCTGTTGTGAAACCGTCTTAAACAATCCCCCGCCAGATTGATTTTCTTGAAACTGAACAGTAGGTAATTTCGAAGCCAATTCCCGCTCTTCATTCATTTTTGATGGAGAAAGTTTTGCTTCAAGCGAATAAGGTTGATAAATATCAAACCATACGGATGCCCCATTTCCGAAAGATTCGCTCGCGTAATTGACAAGTGATGAATAAATTTTTTCTTCATCAAAAACATCTGTAATGAATTTGCTCATCGCATAAAGGTTGCGAACTTCTGCAGCCTTTTTCTCGATTGCTTCGGAGGTTGGTAAATAAAAAAGCAAACTCAAAAAGGCCGTTGAGAGGTAAGCGCCCAAAAAAATCGAAATTGCAAACCAAAAGAATGCAGAAGAATTGCTGAAAGCGAGCAGCATTATACCTGCTTCAAAAGCGCCGTAAAGGGAGCCTAAAGCAACCAAAATAGAAATCACTAAAAAAATAGAGCGCAGCTTATCTCGCCGGCTCATTGGCATAATCCAAGACAATCGAAAAATATTCGTTAGCATCATTGCCCCGCCAACGCCTAAAAGAATGCCCGCAATAATATTTGGCTGTTCTCCCGGAAAAGTACCAAGCGAAGCGAGTGCCCCTAGCAATAGAAGACCAATTGTGGTGAGAAAATTGGTTTTGGTGTTTTGCAAACGGCGAAAAAGAACCAAGCGCTCTAGCGCAATCAGTCCAAATGAAAGGAATGTCGCTAAAGAAAGGGAAACGATGTGCGATTTAATTACCGCGTAAAGCGACCCGGCTACAAGAACTTTGGTCTCCTGCGCTTGTTCAAACGAAAATGTTGCCGGAGACATAACGGTGCTCATTAAACTCAGCACCACAATCATGAGCAGTAAATAGGTTGTCCCTTTCTTTAAAATTTCAACCGGCTCAATCCACAAGCCCGAGCCATCAGCATTGTTTTCGATTGAAGATGTGGATTTGAAGTAATCGCGAGAGAAAGAATAGATAACCGCAAAAACGGTTATCGCTAAAATATCTTTAAAGAGCGCAAGCCACGAGAGAATGTAGGGGCTTTTGGCATAGTAAAGCACCACATCTATCGTGAATAATAATAGCTCACAGCCAAGTGCAAGCGTAAAGTATAAATATAAACGGCTACGGTTTTTGGTCATGAATTCAATATAAACAAAACTCTAAGCCTAAGAGGTGAGCCAAAGCGGATCATACAATAAACATACAATCCATCTTGTCACATTCCCCAAATGAAAAAGTGTCAACCAATAAGTGAAATCATGAGATAGCCATCAACATCTCTTTTATTTCGCATTTCTCAAAGAAATGTTTCTTTGTTATAGATCACAAAAAAATTATCCAGAATGAATTGGGTGAAAACGATAGCTGCCACTGACAATTCGTCGTGACAGAAGACTGAAGAAAAGGCCGGTATATGAAAAAATAACAGGCGGCAAAAGCGAAAACTGAATTGTTGAAAACGTGGATGGGAGTTTTCGCTCAAATCAACGAAAAAGGAGCATAAATCAGCAAATGTCCGTTTGGCACGGAAATTGAATTATAGGGAGTGAGAGGTAAGCAAATAGGGTCAAAGTCTTCGGATACGATTCAAGTTTGTCACATCTCGGAAAATAAAAAGTACTTGAGTTAATTATTTCATTCACAACTTTTCTAATCAAACAGGAGGATTCAAATATGTTAGTAAAATTTGATAACGGCAATCCGTTTGCTACAATCGACCGTGTCTTCGACGAAGTGCTTCGTGATAAATTCAATACACTCGTTCCACATACAATTTCTTCCTTCCGAGTCGATATTTCGGAAGATGAAAAAAATGTTTTCCTTGAAGCTGAACTACCCGGTATTAAAAAGGAAGATGTCAAGGTTAGTGTGGAAGATAATGTGTTAACCATCCGTGCAGAGCGAAAGGCTGAAACGGATAACAAAACCAAGAACTTCCGCCGAACTGAACGCTTCTTTGGTTCATTTTCACGAAGTTTCACCTTGGGTGAAAACATCTCTACGGAAAACATCGAGGCAACTTATACCGACGGGGTGTTAAATCTTCGCTTGGCCAAAATCGAGCCTGTTAAAAACATTAAAGAAGTAACGATTCGATAACCGTTTCGCTTTAGACCGTTGATACTTTAAGAGCGCTTGGGAAACCAAGCGCTTTTTTTGTTTTGATTGAGAATTGACGACATTCTACAAGTTCGTGAGCAAAACGGTCACTTCTTAATACCATATTTAAGTCTAATATTTTAGGGAGTTAGTAAAATAAATCGGCCATTTTGTTTTTTTAGGGAACCAATTCAACGCAAATAATCTTTTCATCATCAGTTCATAGTTATACTCCTTTTTCAATGGCGCTTTCGCAGTTTCGTTCATTTTCTGCGGGAGCGCTTTTTTTATTAATCATTTTTTTGAATTCACTTGAATTTTTTTTCCCTTTCTTCAAAGACTCCAAATTCCCACAAAATTCAAAGGCCGTTGATGTTTCACGATAGCGAATGAGAAAAACTAGTAAGTAAAATGTCTGTCAATTTGTCTCTTAACAAACTTTTTGTCATAAAACGGCAATTCAAACAATTGAAGGGTTCAGAAATATGACAATGAATCGGCAATAATGGCATATCATCAGGAAAGATTTAATTGGCACGACATTTGAACTATAATAAGTGAAGTATAGCGTGTTCTTTTCGAAATAAACAAAAGAGCGTGATGAATACAGAAAATCATTAGAAGAGAAACCTCTTAGAAACTCAACGAATTAAAAACCACAACAAGGAAATTTTTCTAACATCATCTTTACAACAATGGGTAAAATAATAGGAATTGATTTGGGAACAACCAACTCATGCGTAGCGGTAATGCAAGGCAGTGAGCCGGTTGTCATTGCAAATTCTGAGGGCTATCGAACAACGCCTTCGGCAGTTGGTTTTGCAAAAAATGGGGATCGCTTGGTTGGTCAGTCGGCAAAGCGTCAGGCAGTAACGAATCCAAAAAATACGGTTTATTCGATTAAGCGCTTTATGGGTCGTGCGCTTACAGAAGTTACGAGTGAAATGAAACTCGTGCCTTATGAAGTATTTTCGTCCGATAACAGCGTGAAAGTTCGAATCGGCGATAAGCAATATTCTCCAGAAGAAATTTCAGCAATGATCCTTCAAAAAATGAAGCAAACGGCTGAAGACTTCTTAGGCGAAAAAGTGACCGAAGCGGTGATTACCGTTCCGGCGTACTTTAACGACGCACAGCGCCAAGCCACAAAAGATGCAGGCAAAATTGCAGGGCTAGAAGTGAAGCGTATTCTTAACGAACCGACTGCAGCCGCATTGGCTTATGGTTTGGATAAAAAGAAAGCCAGCGAAAGAGTGGCCGTCTTTGACCTTGGTGGCGGAACCTTCGATGTCTCGATTCTTGAACTCGGCGACGGCGTCTTTGAAGTTCGCTCAACCGACGGCGATACGCATCTTGGTGGCGACGATTTCGATCAACGCTTAATCGATTTCCTTGCCGATGAATTCAAAAAGCAAGAAGGCATTGATTTACGTAAAGATCCAATGGCACTTCAACGCTTGAAAGAAGCTGCTGAAAAAGCAAAAATTGAACTTTCATCTCGCACTGAAACAGAAGTGAACCTTCCCTTCATTACCGCTACGCAGGATGGACCAAAGCACTTGGTGGTGAATGTAACACGCGCCAAATTTGAAGGGCTCTGCGCCGATCTCTTTGACCGTATGCTTGAGCCTTGCAAACGCGCCCTGAAGAATGGAAAAGTTGATATTGACCAATTGGATGAAGTGGTGCTTGTGGGCGGTTCAACCCGTATTCCGAAGGTTCAGCAAATGGTGAAGGATTTCTTCAAGAAAGAACCCAACAAGAGCGTCAATCCCGATGAAGTGGTGGCCATTGGTGCAGCCATTCAAGGCGGCGTACTCAAGGGTGATATTACCGATGTGCTTCTTTTGGATGTCACGCCGCTTTCGCTTGGTATTGAAACCTTGGGCGGTGTGATGACAAAACTCATTGATTCCAATACCACTGTTCCAACGCGGAAATCGGAAACGTTCTCAACGGCTTCTGATAGCCAAACCTCGGTGGAAATTCATGTGCTTCAAGGCGAACGCCCGATGGCCGTTGATAACAAAACGCTCGGTCGATTCCACTTGGATGGTATTCCGCCGGCACCGCGTGGCGTTCCGCAAATTGAAGTGACTTTCGATATCGATGCCAACGGTATTCTCTCCGTTTCTGCCAAAGATAAAGCCACAGCAAAAGAGCAGAAGATTCGCATTGAAGCGAGCGGCAAACTTTCGGATGCGGAAATTCAAAAAATGCGTGAAGATGCCAAGGCTCATGCCGAAGATGATAAGAAGAAAAAGGAAGAAGCGGATATCAAGAACACCGCCGATACACTTGTCTTTTCAACCGAAAAGCAACTCAAGGAATTGGGCGATAAACTTCCAACAGATGCTGCCTCGGGCTTGCAGCGTGCACTTGATGAATTGAAAGATGCACAAAAAACAGGCAGCACCACAGCTATAAAAGCTGCAGTTGAAAAACTAAACGCCGAGTGGAGCGAAGCCTCGAAGAAACTGTACGAAGGCTCTGCGAACCCGATGGGTGCTTCTGGCCCTAGCGAAGGTGGTAATGGCGCGTCGCAAAAAGGAAGTGCCGGTAAAGACGGCGAAGTAAAGAACGCTGATTTTGAAGTGGTTGATGATAAATAAGCGGATGGGTTAAATCGTCCGAAAGGGCTGTGTAAATGCACAGCCCTTTTCTTTTTATGCCTCTTTTTTGTTTCTTTTTTTCGATATTGAATAAAGGCTTTTGAAGTACAACATTTTAATCATTATTGATATGCCGATTACTCGTTCAGGAAATGTGGTGCATAAGTTGGATAAATACTTCATCACACAAGCCAAGCGCGGCGACCGCGGGAAACTGAAACTTACCATTGCCTCAGCCGCCGGTTATGGCAGGCTTTCAAACACCGAGGAAATGAAACGCAAATTACAAGAAGGCCAACTTCAAGTGTGTGTGCTTTCCTCAAATGAAGACATTGCGATTCGTACCGAAGACACGGTTAAACTCAATGAAGAACGCTATAATATGGATTATGATAGCCGTGGTGTCAAGTGGACCGTTCGCGAGATGCAGGTTTTTGTGAATCCAAATAACAACGAACTTTCCGTCGAAGTGCGTGGACGCGTTTACACGCTCGACGAATTTTTCAAGTAAGAGGGGACTTCAACCAAACAACACTCTTCTTTGAAGAACACATAAAACGCGCTCGGTGGGAAATACCACCCTTGCGAAACGTACAGCTTCACAGCCTACAGCCCGCAAAAAAATAAAAAGGTGATACGGAAGGTATCACCTTTTTTTCTTTGTGGAAAAAACGGTTTCGGGCTTTGTGCTCGGGTGGGTTTCGCTTCGCTGACTTACAGTTCGGAGCACTTCACAAAGTAGCACCGGAGTTAAAACTGTCAACTCAGCACTGTTCTTGAATAAAAGCACAAAA contains these protein-coding regions:
- the pscD gene encoding photosystem P840 reaction center protein PscD, yielding MPITRSGNVVHKLDKYFITQAKRGDRGKLKLTIASAAGYGRLSNTEEMKRKLQEGQLQVCVLSSNEDIAIRTEDTVKLNEERYNMDYDSRGVKWTVREMQVFVNPNNNELSVEVRGRVYTLDEFFK
- the dnaK gene encoding molecular chaperone DnaK — its product is MGKIIGIDLGTTNSCVAVMQGSEPVVIANSEGYRTTPSAVGFAKNGDRLVGQSAKRQAVTNPKNTVYSIKRFMGRALTEVTSEMKLVPYEVFSSDNSVKVRIGDKQYSPEEISAMILQKMKQTAEDFLGEKVTEAVITVPAYFNDAQRQATKDAGKIAGLEVKRILNEPTAAALAYGLDKKKASERVAVFDLGGGTFDVSILELGDGVFEVRSTDGDTHLGGDDFDQRLIDFLADEFKKQEGIDLRKDPMALQRLKEAAEKAKIELSSRTETEVNLPFITATQDGPKHLVVNVTRAKFEGLCADLFDRMLEPCKRALKNGKVDIDQLDEVVLVGGSTRIPKVQQMVKDFFKKEPNKSVNPDEVVAIGAAIQGGVLKGDITDVLLLDVTPLSLGIETLGGVMTKLIDSNTTVPTRKSETFSTASDSQTSVEIHVLQGERPMAVDNKTLGRFHLDGIPPAPRGVPQIEVTFDIDANGILSVSAKDKATAKEQKIRIEASGKLSDAEIQKMREDAKAHAEDDKKKKEEADIKNTADTLVFSTEKQLKELGDKLPTDAASGLQRALDELKDAQKTGSTTAIKAAVEKLNAEWSEASKKLYEGSANPMGASGPSEGGNGASQKGSAGKDGEVKNADFEVVDDK